The Mycobacterium sp. 3519A genome contains a region encoding:
- a CDS encoding DUF427 domain-containing protein, translating to MSLVAGRGPLSEDPAGWFSSPLPEDVVFVEPHPRRVQAIRAGQTVIDTERALLVHRRGHPLSYVFPAAEVGHLAGRPEPHAPGYVHVPWDAVDTWFEEGRQLVHYPPNPYHRVDCRPSRRRLRVIVGGVTLVDTADTTVVFETALTPRLYVDPALVRTDLLRRTGTSSYCNYKGYATYWAAAVGDTVVEDVAWSYQDPPPECMPIKDFLSFDDTRAEVAAELPGQV from the coding sequence ATGAGTCTCGTGGCAGGCCGTGGTCCGCTCAGCGAAGATCCCGCAGGATGGTTCTCCTCGCCGCTGCCCGAGGATGTGGTGTTCGTCGAACCGCATCCGCGACGTGTACAGGCCATCCGCGCCGGACAGACGGTCATCGATACCGAGCGGGCGTTGCTGGTGCACCGACGCGGCCACCCGCTCAGCTACGTGTTTCCCGCAGCAGAAGTCGGCCACCTCGCGGGCCGGCCCGAACCGCACGCGCCGGGATATGTCCACGTGCCGTGGGACGCCGTCGACACCTGGTTCGAGGAGGGGCGTCAGCTCGTCCACTACCCGCCGAACCCGTACCACCGGGTCGATTGCCGCCCGTCCCGGCGGCGGCTCCGGGTCATCGTCGGAGGCGTGACACTCGTCGACACCGCAGACACCACGGTCGTCTTCGAAACCGCGCTGACCCCTCGGCTCTATGTTGATCCAGCTCTCGTCCGCACCGACTTGCTGCGACGGACCGGGACAAGCAGTTATTGCAACTACAAGGGCTACGCGACGTACTGGGCGGCCGCGGTCGGCGACACCGTCGTGGAAGACGTGGCGTGGAGCTATCAGGATCCGCCGCCGGAGTGCATGCCCATCAAGGACTTTCTCAGCTTCGACGACACGCGCGCGGAGGTGGCCGCCGAGCTGCCCGGCCAGGTGTGA